The window TTCGGTTTAGGTGTTGTGATTCTACCTCTAACATTTTGGAGGAGATGGAGGATATGGTTTTATCGACATGTTGGCCAGCTCTTTTCAAGCTTCTTCCACGGCTCGATCCGAGGAACTACAAATCTCGTCAAAGAAAAGTTGCAAACCTTCAGAATGTGAGGAGACAGTGATGATGATAATATATAGAAGAGGATTATAATCTTCTATGTTTTCCTGTTGTCTTTAGATTCCTTTCCAAAATAAAACGTTGTGGGCGATACTGTCAACAAAATAAAATGTTAGGGGAAAATTATGTAAATTACAAAAACTATAGGGACCAAAACTTAATCTTCATCGTTCATCCTTCATAGTCCATACGGGCTATCCGACTCGTTTTTCTCCAAAGTTCGACCCGGTTCACTTGTTATACGGGTCCGTCCGAAATGTTTGCTTGCTTACAACGTCCTCTTCGATGATTTTGTTGAAAAAAATATGGGTTTTCATGATTTTAGCCATCATCCCCGTTATTCCAATATGCGGATGTTGACGTCCGTCATTCAAACATACCCACCTAAATAAAATTTTACTATCCCGTGTTACAATACATGAACTTTCATTCCTTTTAAATTCCTACGGTTATACATTGCACATCCCCTCGTCCGTTTCTAAGTAGAAACTTTATTTTTACTACCTCATACTTCTATTTCCCATTTGTCAAGAACTAACGGCTGACTGGAATCAAACCGTAGTGGAAGTTCATTTTCCATAATAAGGTTTGGGGTTCAGgtgtatgctttttaaatttaaggggCCATAAGAAAATATAAAATTAGTCATTATCCCAAATCCCTAACTTGTTCTGCTTCTAacaagcatcattttatttttagaGACCGGGGTAACTTTGTCAAATAAGTAGCCATTTATGCAGATTCCTGTCTATACTAGTAGTTTAAATATTCGGCTTTTGTTTAATCTGATAATTAATTGTGATTATTTAAATGCTATCTGGCTATGTCAATTCGTGATGACTCTTCCTTGAATTCGTGTAGCAAGAACATAGATATAGAGTTGGGATTTATAACATTGAATCGTTAACATATTTATGCCCTCGGTTAACTTTAGCTGGCGGTAGAAGTAAAAATGTCAAACATTTCTGTGATGATCATGAAAACATAATCACAACAGTTAAATACTACCTACATTCGGAAATACATCCCTCTTGCCGTAAATACTAATACTGCTCCAGAACCAATCCAAACTAGAATCTTTGATAACAGTTCTCAAAAAGATAACTTTGATGTGCAACCAGAACCAAACCAAACTAGAAGCTAATCAATGACGATAGAGGATACAAAGATCATAAAGATGTGGCATGCCCTTTCAGAGGGAAAAATCACATTCTTCCAACCTAAAGGTAAAACGTCAAAACATTACCCAAATTAAAAAACAAGTACACCAAGCTAATTAATAATTCTGGAGTTCTATCCCAAAACAAATTCATCATAGCTTTTTTGATTCTCCACACTGAATCCATCAAATTGCAAAACAAACATAAAAGGGCATTAATCACAACAAAGTAAAGCCATTTTTCCAGACCTCTTTTTCCAAGGCATCTCGTCATTCAATTTTAGAACAAAGCTTCAAACTTTGTCAACAGATCATCAACGCCAAGCCTGAAAAAGAGAAATTTTTTACATCAAGAGGATTGCTAGTAATAACCAAAGTACCAATACTATTTCAATTATATTGGTCGATGCCTAAAAACAACATATGAAGTTCTAAGCCAAATATTCCTACTGCTATTCTGTTTTGGGAAATAGTATAGGTCACGGAAATTCTAATCATTTGAAAACAGCCAATTCTATTCATACCATGATTAAAACATAAAGAAGTGCACAAAATAAGCCATAAAACAAGAACTAAACAGAGTAAAAAAAATAATTCACTCACTGCTTGGTGCTGCTTCCTTCTCGTCCTTCTCGCACAGCCTCAAGTGAAAACAAGGCTCCCAACCATCACTTGTGCAAAGAAATTTTCTGGCATAATCCTTTTCAATTTTGTGACAACATTCACCTCTTTCTTCTTCAAGTCGTACCAAGCAAGCCTTTTGGTTGGTGCATATGCATCATTAATCATCAGCAGCATATTATCTTCTCGAATCCTGGAATATGCCACGGGAAATATGCAACTATGATCTTCATCTTGCCTAACAGTAAACAACTTCGTCCAAGACTTCTTTACACCATATTCTTTCATTATCCATACATGATCACCTACCCAGTAAGTTTCCTTATCCCACGAAACAACACAGAGGTATCCTCCTAACACAGTCATGTGTAGTTGGATGTCGCTTGAAACCAGAGAATCAGGTAATGGCACCTCATTGTAGTTCTCCGTGGAAAAATCGAACCCCACGATCATGTTAATCCTTTTCCCAGTAATTGGGACCACAAGGTAGTGAATGATGTTCCCTAGAACACGAGCATCTAACCCTCCTTCTCCTTCAAAATAGCTCGACTCCGTGAAGTAACAAATGGAGTAAGGGAAATCTTTGCTGAACTGTTTCCAAGCATTTTCTCGTAAACTATACAGCATCATTTCGCAACCCAGATTTTCCCCTAATGTTGTGATCCTGACTACTTTGTAGTCATCGTCTGACGAATCATAAACAAAACTCTGAAAGTAGAATTTATTTTCAATCAACCTTTCATGTCCCAAATCATGGAAAAACCAATGCTTTCTCGTAGAGACGTTGAGCACTGCAAAGAGTTGTTGGCTGCGAGTCAAGATGCAGAGGCAAAGAAGACCATTGCAAAACCCTATTGGATAGACGATACGAGGATTATCCTCCAATGGGTTTAGGAAATTCAGAATCACAGAGTTCTCGAGTGAATCGTCGTCGAATTCGATCGAAATGATACTGTCTTCGTCGCCTTCTTTAGTGATGACGAGGTTGAGATTTGTGTTGTTCTCGAGAGATTTTGCAAATTGGAGCTTGACGAAATCAATGTCACTCATCGATTATCGAGCAGAACAACTTGGACACACATCTGGATCGGATCAAGGATTTGATCGGCGACCGGGAGAGAATCTCCGTTACAATTTCCGGCGGAAGATGTTTCCCCATTTTAGTCTTAGCGACGCAACTCAAGAACTTTGGTAATTGTCAGTGTGAGTGTGTGACTGATGACAGTCGATTTGAATGGAAAATCACATTTCATTTTTGGGCCATATGAAATAATTGGGCCCCAAAAATCAAAGCACAACATAAAAGTGATATATAATACATTgttaggatcgtccatttctagcTCCAAAATTTAGAATCGGTGCTTCTACATTTCGAAATAGTCTAGCATTCAAGCTTCTATCTCTCGGAGCGGGTGAGTAGATGCTCATAGAATTTGTTTTCGGTACTTAGGATGGGTAGAATCTTCTCACCTGCCGTTCTCCACTTTTGGTCCCTAATAAAATAAATTAGTATAATTTGGTTCTTATGTTAGCTTATTCGGTTCCTAAAACCTTTGAGAAATTACTGAATTCTAGTTGTTGTTGGGCCCACACGTTATGGGCCAAAACCCAGACAGCTTCTAGGCCCATCCCAATATTATCGATATCAATGGGGAGAAAACTTACCTACCTTACCCTTACATACCTTTCTCCTCTAAAATTAATTATTatacgtcttttttttttttaacataactTTAACAGTGTTAATAGAGTTAACTATGTTATCTCCAATTCTAACAGTGTTAAAATTGTGACTTTTTGAGTTCTACTCCTTTTCTACTCTCTTCCGCTCTTCAATTCTCTTCATCTTCTACTCTCTCATTCTCTTCTACTTTcatcatcttctactctttctccctgCTTTGCTTTTTTTAACATTTGCAAAAGGCAGGCAAAAAACCTGGGAAATGGTAGAAAGAAAGCAGACAATATCTCAAAATTCAACACTCAATACTTTCTCAAATACAATTCCAATTGTCACAGTAAGAGATTGTACATATGACAGAATCTAGTTCTGGGTTTGGCTAAATTCAAGCTGAAACCTTAATTCCCGAGGTCTAGATCCGAGTCCGAAGCAAATCGAGATGTAATAACGAAACTAACATCATAAACACAGAAAAAGGTATAGAGAATTACAAGGTTGTGGACAGAGATGGAGAAGAGATTAGACATCTTGATGGTCAAATAAGCTCCATCGGTAGGTCTGATTCTGATGGCCCAGTTATTTGATCCTTCGGCAATCGCTAATGACTTAGGCAAGGTGATGATGATCAGTAGGAGAGAGAGGGATATGATCGGTGGGAGAGAGTAGAAGTCGATTGAGtgggagagggagagggagagggagagggagaggggaGAAAGTTTTAACACCGTTAGAGTTGGAAAGTGGAGATAACATAGTTTTGTTTGGAAGTGATAACAGAGTTAACACTGTTAGCTTTGTGTTAGAAAAAGACACGTGTAATAATTTTAGAGAAGAAAAGTATATAAGGTATGTAAGGGTAAGGTAGTTAAGTTTTCTCCTATCAATGGTAcgatttttcattttttttgttttatattcaaGACAGGCGTAAGCTTAATCGCGAAGGAAAATGAAGTTTATTTTCAACGATATAAACAGAAATCTAAACACTAATATACCACGTGGCAGAATCTAGCCCGTCTAAAATACCAGATCGTAAGAAAACGCGCTAGAAAAAGAAAATTCCGAAAAGTCTATATAAAGAAAGAGCTCGTGAAATTGGCTACTTGCAAAAAAGCAAAACTCAAATTATACTCGGAGGAAAAAAAAGATGGCTCTTCTTGGTGGAGTTCATGATACGCCAGCAGCCAAAACAACGGCGAGATCGACACTCTCGCTCGGTTTGCTGTTGATGAACACAATAAGAAAGAGGTAAACCTAATACATTATGTGTTGTAATTTTAGGATTCGGATGGATGGATAAGATATGTTTAGTCGTAGAAAATGGTTGATTAGAGAATCGCATCCGTAAATTTGAAAGTAGATACTTACTAATCAAATTGTGTCCAAATCTTATTGGATTAGTGGTTTCAATGTTATATCTCTGACACGCTTGTTATGTATGATGATCAAATATGAAGAACAAGATACTGGAGTTCTCTAGAGTGGTGAAGGCACAACAACAGGTAGTTGCTGGTACTATGCATCATCTAACCGTGGAGGCGATTGATGGAGATAAGAAGAAGCATTATGAAGCAAAGGTTTGGGTGAAGCCGTGGATGAACTTCCAGGAATTGCAGGAATTCAATTATGTTGGCGATGCCTAATTCTGATGACATGGTAAAGTCTgcttttccatatctcacatccaaCAAATTTAAAAACTTGAAGCATGTATCTTAGTTTTTTTGGATTTTGTACACAGTTATGCTCACTTGAATTGATTTTCTGTGTATATAAATGAGCAAGTAGCTGAATTGAGCATGGTATTAGTATATTAATGGATATAATAAGTATGGTGTTCGATTGACTTGAGATTGCATTAGGATTAATTTCTGGTATGGTCTATGTTTTAAATGGCACCTCCCATGATGGCAAGCACTGCCAAAGCCTGATCTTTGAATTTCTGTCATTAATTTGTATATGCATATTCATGCCACTGGACCACTCCTCATGAAGTGTATTGAATCGAAGTCATAAGCCATACCATGTCAAGTCACAGCTACGTAATCATCTAATTTATGTGGTGTTGAATTGCAATTTGTCTGAATACACATATAAGTTGAAGTGTATTGAATCAAGATGAAGCCATACTCTATGGTGGCAAAACAGGGGTTTCACTTTCAAAAATTCTGTTAAATGGGATACCATGTTTCTTCTTCTGTGCAATAGTCAAAGTCCCGTAGATGTTGCTTATTGTAGCTTTTCAAATTTCACATATTGTTTTGTCCAGGATGTGCATTTCGTAGTTCACTTGCTAATTTTCGAATTGTTAAACAGACTGTGCTACGCAACCAGATAATAAGGAGATTCCAGAGGCAGACCACTCCAGACTTAATTACAGTTTATTAATGTAATGTGCAACTGTACTTCTAAGATATTTAAATTTGGCCTTGACTTGATATGTGGACGGTGGACCTAAGAATAATGTGTTGTATACTTGCTTTTTTTATGTGAATTTAAAGATGTGAATTTAAAGTTTCGTGTGCTTATTTTATTCAATAATAGCGACTTAAATTTATTCTTCCAGCAAGTCGATCGAGGCAATTCAAAAGGAAATTATTTTTTAGAGCAAGAAAGCGATACCGCCTCGGTGCAACTAACATCAGATTCAGCTGGTTAACAAGTGTTTTTGAAGAGTTAAAATTTTAAAGTAGTCGGAAGCGAATTCTTATGTTCACACGAACGAGGGGGAATATAGTGCAAGAGCATGGTAAAAAATATAAAGAGTGAAGAAAATATTGAAAAAATATCGAGTCTAACGTAGAAATTTTTTAAAACCTAGAGAACAATATGAGGCTGATTCGAAGTCATATTTTCAGAACCTTTAATGTGGATCAATTTGGACTTTTTTAAAATAACGAACGCACCAAACGCATCGGTACGTCGCACTAATCTATGCACTCTAACCAATAAAATCTGCACGTTTCATTTAGTTGGTTTATAGGAACGTCTACGTTTACGTACTGGAACATACATTTGACTACCATGAATAGGAACACGTATTTTATTTGACTATCATGAAGACATGAATATCATTTTATTTGGTTCATCAGGATCAGATGATGGACAACATATCTCCAATCCAAAATTCCCACTTGTTAGTCGTTATATGTTGTTAGGTTCGAACTCGAATGTCCATACATAATTAACTGATTAACTCTGTTGGTTGGGTTCGATGGAGTTAATTTTTGTCAAACGAAGAGAATGTGGAGTGACGTGATGGGAAGCTTAATCCCTACGCAAGgaagtatatatatttattgatTCGGGACTCGGCTAAGTTTCCATTGACCAAAAACTAAACACGCGTATGCCACGTGTCAAAATATAATGAATCTCTCACACGAACTCCAGATGATAGCAACCGTCCAGCTCTTCTAAAAAGGAAAAAATCAAAATCTCCTTATAAAAGGAAACGAAGAGCTCTCCTTTGTAAATGACTTCACTTTGGTTTCGTCACTCTCTACTTATTCTCATTGTGTCCTCTGCTTGTTGTTTTACTTTTGTATTTGGTGGAGATTTAGCTTTTTGCGAGGAAGAAATGGCTACTACTCTTGGTGGGATTACTGAATCTCAAGGTGGAGCTGCCGCAAACAACGCCGAGATCGAATCACTCGCTCGATTTGCTGTTGATGAACATAACAAGAAAGAGGTATCTGCAAATCGATCATTTATTTTTTTAAGCTTAAAGTGAATCGATGGTTAATCACTGGTCTTTAAGCTCCTCCGATCAGTGAATTATAGAAAATATTAAGAAAATTAATCAACAATTGGATGTCCATTGTATACGTTGCAGAAGGATCACCACTCAGGCTAAACTACTTATCATCGATTTTGCTTTGATCTGCTTGTATCAGCTGCTTATTACTATAGTCTATAGCGCTGTTACACTTGTAATGCTATTATAACAAACTCATTGTTTTGTTTTCTTCTGAAGAACAAAATCCTGGAGTTCGCAAGGGTGGTGAAGGCACAAGAGCAGGTTGTTGCTGGCACTCTTCATCATCTCACTGTCGAGGCCATTGACGCTGGTAAGAAAAAGCTTTACGAAGCAAAGATTTGGGTGAAGCCATGGATGAACTTCAAGGAAGTGCAAGAGTTCAAACATGTTGAGGATGTTCCTACAATTACATCTTGTGATCTTGGTGTGAAAGAAGGTTCATATCTAAACTTGTTAACTGTCCCTACCTTTTTTTACCCTTGTTGTTTCAAATCATACAAATATATCTAGTCTGATTATGGTAATTGTTTAAGGTGGGCATGGCCCGGGATGGCAATCAGTGCCACCACATGATCCAGAAGTCCAGAATGCAGCTCAACATGCTGTCAAGACCCTCCAACAGCGCTCCAACTCTTTGTTCCCATACGAACTTCATGAAGTCGTTGATGCAAAGGCTGAGGTAATGTGATCTTCCTCACATTTGCCCCCCTAAATTTTGTACCACACAGAATATGCGCTTTACGGCTTTGCCACTGGCTGAAATTAGGGATCCTCGATAATACTGGATATGAACATCGATTCTATTTTGTCAAGTGCACTTTACACATTCactgatatttcatatatatcggTTGTGGTATGAAGGGATATATGTCTATACATAGCGATTCTATTTTTCCATAAAGTTTGATGGTGGTTTTCCGGTTCTTTGATTGATATATGCTCAAATTTGCTAATTTCAGGTGATTGATGATTCTGCAAAATTCAACATGCTTCTTAAACTGAAGAGAGGAGATAAAGAAGAGAAGTACAAAGTTGAGGTGCACAAAAACAATGAAGTGCTTTCCACCTGAATCAGATGCAGGCTGATCACTTCTTAGACTGTTATATCATGTAATGTAATAGCCTCTTATATGTAAAGCTGACCTTGTAATCTGTTGAACCAAAATACTTTTTATCTGAATAAAATGAGGCCCCTGTGTTTACTTTTATCTGGATTTATTCTGTTCTTTATATTGGCTCCAGTATTCCCCTATAGCAAATTAGATTTCCCCGCTGATGTAGATTACATGGTACAATTATTATGGCGTACAAGCTATAAATGTCTTTTGGCAACTCTTCTACTACTGAGAATTCCTTGAGTTTTAACTTTGGCGACGACACTAGACAGTGGTATAACAATCATTCCTTGGATGAAAAGAAGCCTCATTGGAGAAATCAAAGGGCAAAACATAAGAATTATAACGGAGGACGGTGAATATTAGAACTTAGAAGGTTCATTGGGAAGTATGGGAGATAATTGGATCTCTTCAAGTTAGTCTCGGCCAGCATATTGTGGATTATATTACGAAATACTATCTCCGTcccaaaataaatacaaacatgtAATTTACATTGAAAAATTTGCATCTATTTTAAAACGGAAGTGCAAAAGAACAAACCAGGGCTGATCGGTGGTCAGAAGTAAGCTCTTTTCTAAGTCATTCAGCCATGACAGTTTTAAGTGTAGAGACCAGTACTTAATAAAAAAAACAAAGAGAGAAATTAACATGGGCAGGGAAAATTTTTCAACAGAAAATTACTTCTACTGGGTTGTACTTGTCATGATCTTCCTACATCAAGCAGTCAGGATTTGTACAACTTACCACTTCTAATGACGCTGTTAGCAAAAGACCATAATTAATCTACGACAATAGAACAACATATGCGGTAAAAAACCGAAAAGAAAGATAAAACTAATAAGACCTTTCCTCGGAAGGAACTAAAACTGAAGGCATTGTCCTAAGCTGGTATTTGGCAGCCCATCGATGAGGCCGCATATAAAGACTTCCTCAAAAGGTCAACCCTCCTCGTCATAATCTTCCTCATCCTCGTCTATCCTCTTGCTTAGATTTGCAAGCAGAAGAGGATCGATTTGCATTTTGTCCATCTCAGAAAGAGACCAACTGATATTCTTCATGTTTCATATCTGTGGCGGGGTTAGATGACATGGTATTTGCAGTGGCTGCTATTGGGGTAGATGACGTGGCACTTGCAGAGGCTGCTGCCCCTACAACAGCAGGCTTTGTGTCGACGCTGTCTTCAACTTCAGCATTGAGATCGAAATTTCGAACACCTGGATTTAAATCATCACTGGCTGTGACAGTCTCTTTCGCCACCACTTTTGGCTCGGAGCCGTTCTCTGTTTCTGTTCCGGGTTGTATTGCAGTCATGCTGGTATCCTGGGGGGTCATGTCAGGATCCGGTTCAACCTCACGGTGAGGCAATTCTCTTTCGACATTCTTAGACCCTCTTCCACGGCCTCTTCCTCGACCACGGCCTCTCCCTCTCCCACTGCAAGCAGTTTGGGTTGTCTCCAGCTGTCAAAGAATAAATGAATAGTTCATAATCAAATTTGGATTTTAGACAACAAATGAGAACTTTCATCAGACAGAAAAAAATgagaatatttatatttttctgagGACCAATATCAGAAATAGACGAATCTTACCATCCTGCTCCTTTTAGCATCTTCATCGCTGTCGTTACATTCTTCGCCCACAGCTTTCCTGGAAACAAGGTTAAACAATTAGTTGATTTGATTGATCAAATGAGAAAATGCAAGCAGAAaagggatacatatatatatatataatcctcaCCGTCTCTTTGGCATAGCACGGTCATCTCCTCCAGCATCAGAATGGCCATGGCTATAGTCCGGAACCTTGTTTACAATCTCCCTCAGAAAATCAAACACATTGTAGCTCTGCACACAATATTTTCTGCAGTCCAATTAACAGGATCCACAAGAGAGCTCATAAGGTCGACTTATTTTATCAACGGGGAAAGTTGAGTGAATAGCAATAATCTGTTTACTTACAGATGCAGTGAACTCATGGTCTTTGCTCCTCTCTGAAGGGTTATCTCATATGTGTGATCACAGAGATCTTGCAAGAATAATTCCAATGCTTTAGCTGCAATAATGTCCAAAAGATGTCAGCAATAAAAGTAGATTATTGTTGAAATTATCCTAAGATAAACAAGATGACAGCAGGTACTCACAAACTAAAACGGGTACAGCCAATGCTATCTTCCAACATCCTCATCCGTTTGCATTATTTTCTTAATTCGTGCCTGCAATATTCCATTTCATAAGATAACATCGACAACTGAAACTCATAAATATATGAGAACGAGAACACGCAAATTAAAATAAAATCTAGCCTATAGAATAGTTTTCCTCATCTAATACACAGCTTATAACAACTACAGGCCATAGACGGGACCCACCATTGCTAAGTCCTTTCACTAACTTGATATTGGACACCTAGGAGTAAGGAGGGATAGGTTCATAAAGTTCAATTCCGCTATACGAATACCATCACAAGTAAAATCAGCATTCAGTGACATTTATCCAAAATCAAACAGAAAATACCATCTCTATTCAATTTTCTGAGCTACAATTTCCCCAAAATAAAAACAAACCCCCGTCTAGTTAAAGACTTCAAATTGAGTTTTTTTGACAAAACCCTGAAATCACAGGTCACGATTTCTATAAATCCTAAAGGCCGGCAACGAACCAAACACTGATTCCCGATAAAAAACTAAAATTGGGCACAGACAATTAAATAATCAGCAAATGGAAAACAAATAAAAAACCTTATCTTAGCTCATTCAGTAATCGAGTAAAAAATAAAACCAGGAGAGAAAGAAAACTTACAGCTGGAAAACGAGTATCTAGCTTTTTCCTCATGATTTATCGACTTATAGAgcaataaattaattaaaaatcaCAAAGATAGAATTTTTCTAGGGTTAAGGAATGCCCTAAACACGATCGAAAGAACCCAAAGGAGAAAggaaaaaaacaacaacaacaacaagaagataTAACTTAATTCAGATCTGAAACTGACACAATCTACTCTGTTCTTCGTTCGATCGATCCTTGAAGAAGGAAGGAAGAGGGCCAAAAATGAAAACTTTTTCGACGATATATCCGTCCGTACATATTCAGCGAAAA is drawn from Rutidosis leptorrhynchoides isolate AG116_Rl617_1_P2 unplaced genomic scaffold, CSIRO_AGI_Rlap_v1 contig17, whole genome shotgun sequence and contains these coding sequences:
- the LOC139881536 gene encoding F-box protein CPR1-like, yielding MSDIDFVKLQFAKSLENNTNLNLVITKEGDEDSIISIEFDDDSLENSVILNFLNPLEDNPRIVYPIGFCNGLLCLCILTRSQQLFAVLNVSTRKHWFFHDLGHERLIENKFYFQSFVYDSSDDDYKVVRITTLGENLGCEMMLYSLRENAWKQFSKDFPYSICYFTESSYFEGEGGLDARVLGNIIHYLVVPITGKRINMIVGFDFSTENYNEVPLPDSLVSSDIQLHMTVLGGYLCVVSWDKETYWVGDHVWIMKEYGVKKSWTKLFTVRQDEDHSCIFPVAYSRIREDNMLLMINDAYAPTKRLAWYDLKKKEVNVVTKLKRIMPENFFAQVMVGSLVFT